The following nucleotide sequence is from Caldicellulosiruptor saccharolyticus DSM 8903.
GAACAACTTTGAAAAAGAAAATATGGATTTTAAACCACTACGCAATTCCACCTACAATGGGCGGAATTACAAGACATTTTGACTATGCAAAGGAGCTTGTAAAAAGAGGATATGATGTAAGTATTTTTGCCTCCAGTTTTGACCATAAGCAAAGAGTTGAGCTGCTTGGGAAAGGAGAAAAATTTAAAATAGAAGACTACAGTGGTGTAAAGTTCGTTTGGATAAAAACAACCCCATACAAGAAAAACGATTTCAAAAGGGTTGTAAACATATTTTCGTTTGCTAAAAACCTCTATTTTATAGCAAGGAAATTTGAAAAACCGGATACAATTATAGCATCCTCTTTTCATCCACTTACATGGGTTGTGGGATATAGGTTGGCAAAGGGAAAAAAGGCTGAATTTGTAGCAGAAGTGCGTGACCTTTGGCCACAAAGTGGAATTGACCTTGGTGCTTTCAAGGAAGGAAGCCTGATAGTTAGACTTTTGCGAAGGCTTGAGAAGTTCATATACACAAAAGCAAAGTATGTAATAACAGTTTTGCCAAAAGCAGATGAATACATTCAGAGCCTCGGAATAAATAAAGAAAAAATTGTACATATTCCAAATGGTTGTGATAATGAGAGGTTTGACCTTCTGAAAAATACAATGCCCGATGAGGTAAAGAAGATTTTAGGTGAACATGAGGGGTATTTTAAAGCTTGCTATTTAGGTGCGCTTGGTCAAGCTAATGCAATGGAAACAATAATTGAGGCTGCAAAGTACGTGCAAGACGAAGTAGGTGACAAGATCCATTTTCTGATAATAGGAGATGGTCCTGAGAAAGAAAAACTTCAGAAGATGGTCAAAAAATTTAAACTTTCAAATGTATTTTTTTATGATCCAATATCAAAACTTTCTGTACCAAGCTTACTTGAGCGCGTTGACATAACACTTGTTTCTATGCACAATCTAAAAGTTTACAGGTTTGGGATATCTCTTAATAAACTTTTTGATTATTTGTGTGCTGCAAAGCCAATAGTGTTTGCAGGTAATGTTGCAAATGACATTGTCAAAGACTCAGGTGCGGGGTTTTCTTGTGATGCCTATGATTCAAAGGCATTTGCTCAGAAGATTATAAAACTTTACGAGATGGATGAAGATGAGAGAAAGAGGATTGGGCAAAAGGGAAGAGAGTATGTTGAAAAATATCACGACATCAGAAAACTTGCAGATAGATTAGAACAAATTATAAATGGAGATGGTAATCGATGAGGTCGTATATAAAAAGCTATCATAAACTCAGTAAGTTTTTTGTCGTGGTTATGGACCTTCTGCTAATTCATGCAGGGTATATCTTGGCATATATTATAAAGTTCAATTTTACATTCCCAAAGCGAAACTTTATGCCATACTATACATTGATTCCGCAAATAACTCTATTTGCTCTTGTACTATTGAACATTTATGGTCTTTACACAATCACAATGAAAACGATAAGCGAGATAGCATTTTCGATGGTTTTAGCCCTTATGCTCTTACAATTTTTAACAGTTGTTTCTACCTTCTTTTACAGGCACTTTGCATTCCCAAGAAGTATATTTATAATTGCATTTTTTATCCAGTTTCTGCTACTCCTCGGATGGAGAGGACTTGTTTTATATGTTTTCAAAAGAGTGCAGGGTGTCAAGCATGTGATGGTGATTGGTGAAAAGATGAAAGCACAGGAGTTTGCCCAGAAGCTTCAAAATATCTCAAAAGGCTGGATTGAAGTAAAGTATGTGGTTGAACCAAATTCTATCGATCAGCTGATTCCATATATAAAGGCTGTTGACACAATCTATGTATATTCAAAGATGGATGAGAATTTAAAGAGCGAGATTGTAAGAAAAGCCATAGAATTTAAAAAGCACATTTTTATTACACCTGATTTTAGAGATATCTTAGTTTCACGTGCAAGGGTAATTCAGTTTGACGATGTTGCAACACTTTCTATCGAGCAACCAGAGCTGACATCTGAGCAAAAGTTAATTAAGAGGGTGTGTGATATTCTTCTTGCTTCAGTTGCACTGGTTATTTCTTTTCCTATAATGATTTTAATTGCAATTGCCATAAAACTTGATTCAGAAGGACCAGTAATTTACAAACAAAAAAGGGTTACAGAAGGTGAAAGAGAATTTTATGTTTTAAAATTCAGGACAATGGTAAAAGATGCAGAGAAGATGACAGGCCCTGTTCTGGCAACCGAGAACGACCCAAGGATAACAAGGGTTGGAAGGTTTTTGCGCGCAACCCGGCTTGATGAGCTTCCACAGCTTATAAATATTTTAAAAGGTGAGATGAGCTTTATAGGGCCAAGGCCAGAACGTCCTTACTTTGTTGAGCAGTTTAAAAAACTCTATCCTGAGTATTCTCTTCGCCACAATGTAAAGGCAGGGCTCACAGGACTTGCACAGGTTTATGGCAAGTATGCAACAAGCCCAGAAGATAAGCTCAGGCTTGATTTGATATATATAAAGAATTACTCTGTTTTTTTGGACATCAAGATTTTACTGTTGACCTTAAAAACAATCTTTACAAAAGAAGCAGCTGAGGGAGTAAAAACCCAAAAAGAATAGGGCTGCTTTTCTATTTTGCGAGGCAGCCCTCTGTTTATGGTAAAATCCCAATAAAAATGAGCAATCAGCATAAAACAGCACTACCAATTGGGTAATGCACTGCCGACTGCTATACGTTGTTCCAAACCTCATCGTCAATGTCGTTGTTCCAAAAATCTATGCTACTCTCACTTCCCGACGCCAAATCACTTAGTAGTTTTTTATCTTGCTTGTGTTTTAAAAACAAAATAAAATCTATAACTTCTTCAATTTGACTTTCCGGGATTTCCTCAATTAGTTTTAATAAAAGATTTTTACTTGCTCTCACTAATTTCACCTCGAAATGGATATTCACTTATCTATACCTTAATTATTTTTAATGGAAGTTCTTCTTAGAAGAGCAGTCACATAAACCCTAAAACTTCACAGAGTTGTTTATTTTGGTGGAGGCGGGGGGATTTGAACCCCCGTCCGAAGGCATCGAACTCCAAACTTCTCCGGGTGCAGTCAGTGTACTTAAATTCTCGGGAAGAAAACGCCCACTGACAGGCTTTTTCTTCCCCAGCCTGAGATTTGACCCAAAAGTAAGGCTCAGGCGACCTTACTTTCGGTGCCCCACGTGGGTTGGCGCCCGACTCGGAGGCCGTGGGCACCTCCGGCGGACGTTAGCTGCTTATCTTATGCAGCTAAAGCGAGTTCAGCTTTGTCTGCAGTTATTTTTCTTCTCGGTTTTTTATAGTGGTACCGAGAAAACCACTACCCGCTATTTGGAATCCGACTGCCCCCGTCGAATTCCAAAACACGCCCCCTTATCTTAAATACTCCTTCATCTTCTTTCTTATCTCAAGCTCAGCATCTCTTTTTGCTATTGCTTCACGCTTATCAAAAAGTTTTTTACCTTTTGCAACTGCAAGCTCTACTTTTATTTTACCTCTTTTGAGGTAAATCTTCAATGGGATTAAAGTGTAACCTTTTTGTTGCACATAACCTGCTAAGCGGTTTATTTCAGACTTGTGAAGAAGGAGTTTTCTGTCTCTCATAGGGTCTACGTTGAAGATGTTGCCCTTTTCGTAAGGGCTTATGTGCATATTGTAGAGAAAAACCTCACCGTTTTCAACCCTGGCAAAACTGTCTTTCAAGTTTACATGACCAAGGCGCACAGACTTTACTTCAGTGCCTTTTAGCTCAATTCCTGCTTCGATTGTCTCTTCAATGAAATAATCATGATAGGCTTTGCGATTTGTTGCAATGACTTTTATATCGTCTTGTTTATTCTTTTCAGCCATTTAATTCAACTCCTACGTTTGGTTGCAATTTATATTTCTTTGCAAACTTTTATTATATATTAGTTATAGCAATTTGTCAACTTTCAGTACCCATTTGCTTATTTAAATTTTGGCTTTCTCTTCAAGTTTTTCCTCTCTTATCTTTTTCCTTATCTAATATTGCATTGGTTTCAAATAATCAAGAACCATTATTTTGCCATTCTCAACATTTTTTATATTCGATATTATTTAAATATCCAAAGAGTTTGCTTTTTTTATTTCAGAACAATCATTCTATTAATTTCTACAATGTATGGTTTATTTCTCTTGACTTATAGTTAACTCTAACAGATATAATTTTAAACAAGAAAATTGAAAACAAAGATTGATAATGGAGGTAGAATAAATAATGCAATACAGAGATTTTGGGAAAACAGGCATGAGAACATCTCTTCTTGGCGTTGGTGCGATGAGACTTCCTATCATTGGTGAAGATGCATCTCAAATAGATGAAGAAAAGGCAATAGAGATGATAAGGTTTGCCATCGAGCATGGTGTGAATTACGTTGATACTGCATATCCATATCATGGAGGGAACAGCGAAAAGGTAGTTGGAAAAGCTTTGCAAAATGGTTACAGAGAAAAGGTCTTCCTTGCAACCAAGTCTCCTGTATGGCAAGTCGAAAAACACGAAGATTTTGAGAGATTTTTGGATGAGCAGCTGGAAAAACTTCAAACTGACCATGTGGACATGTACCTTATGCACGCTCTCAACAAAGAGAGATGGGAAAAAATAAAGGCTTTGAGGTTCTTCGAATTCTTTGAAAAAGCAAAGGCACAAGGGAAAATAAGATTTGCAGGGTTTTCCTTCCATGACAAATACCCCACATTTAAAGAGATAGTGGATGGTTATGATGGATGGGATTTTTGCCAAATCCAATTAAACTACATGGATGTCAACTACCAGGTAGGCGTCAGAGGCTTAAAGTACCCTGCTTCCAAGGGACTTGCAGTAGTGATAATGGAACCACTAAAGGGTGGAAAACTTGCAAAACTACCACGGAAAGTGCAAGACATTCTCAAAAGAAGTGGGAAAAACTGGTCTGCAGTAGAGTGGAGTTTAAGATGGCTTGGAAACTTTCCGGAGGTTTCTGTTATACTAAGTGGAATGAGCACTTTGGAACATGTGAAAGAGAATGTTGAAATCATGAAAAATGTAACCCCCAACAACTTGACTGAAGAAGACTTGAAAATGATTGAGGAAGCAAGAAAGACACTGGGGTCTTTTGCAGTGATAAACTGCACAGAATGTGGCTACTGCATGCCGTGTCCAAGCGCTGTTGATATTCCCGAAAATTTCAGACTGTATAATGAAACTGTTATGTTTGGAGATTGGAAAGGTGGAAGAGGAATATACAAATGGCTTGAGGGACAAAAGACAGCTGCATCTTTTTGCAAAGAGTGTGGGGAGTGCCTTAGTAAGTGTCCGCAAAGATTAGAAATTCCTTCCCTTCTTAAAAAAGTTAACAGTGAACTGACAGAGGTGAAATGAGGAGGGGCAGACAATGGCTCATTCCAAAATTCTCATCGCCTATTTTTCTCGTAAAGGGAACAATTATCTCAATGGCAGAATTACAAACTTGCCAATTGGAAATACAGAAATAGTAGCTCAAAAAATACAAAAATTAACGGGTGGTGATCTATTCGAAATCAAACCAGCAAAACAGTATCCGGAAGATTATTACGAAACGATAGAAATAGCAAAAGAAGAAAAAAGAAAAAATGCCAGACCAGAACTAGCAAATAAACTCGATGATATAAGCCCATATGAAGTGGTTTTCCTCGGTTATCCTAACTGGTGGGGAACAATGCCAATGGCGGTATTTACTTTTTTAGAGTCTTACGATTTTACAGGAAAGACCATTGCTCCGTTTTGCACACATGAAGGAAGTGGACTTGGGAGCAGTGAAAGGGATATAAAAAAACTGTGCCCAAAAGCAAATGTATTGCCAGGATTAGCTATTAGAGGGAGCAGTGTTACCAAGCTGATAATGATATTCAAAACTGGTTATCAAGGCTTGGTTTATTAACTTAAAAGAGAGGTGAGGATTCAAATGGATGGAGCTAAAAAACCAATTTTTCCATTAGGTACTAAAGTCCAAAATAGCTATTTTATTGGAACCGTTTGGGTTGAAACATTAGTAGCTTATGATAAAACTATGAACTGTGCAATTTATAATGTTACTTTTGAGAAAGGTGCAAGGAATAATTGGCACAGGCACCCAGGTGGACAAATTTTATTGATTACTGGTGGGAAAGGGTATTATCAAGAGGAAGGAAAGGTTGCAAGGATAATAAAGAAGGGAGATGTTGTTGTAATTCTGCCAAATGTGAAACACTGGCATGGTGCAGTGCCAGATAGTTTTCTTTCTCATATTGCCATTACAACAAACCCTGATAAAGGCGAAGTAGAATGGTTAGAACCTGTTGATGATGAATACTATTTTCAACTTAAATCTGAGCAGTGAAAAGTTCAGTAAAGTTTTTGCTTTGATATGTAAATTATTAAAAAATTATTCAGTTTAGGCTCTTTTTAAAGGAGCCTATTTTTTTGTTTTGTTTGTTTGCTAACAATGAATTAAAATAGGTATTTAGGAGGTGTGTAAATATTGACAATAACAGAAGTTAGCAAGAAATA
It contains:
- a CDS encoding cupin domain-containing protein, producing MDGAKKPIFPLGTKVQNSYFIGTVWVETLVAYDKTMNCAIYNVTFEKGARNNWHRHPGGQILLITGGKGYYQEEGKVARIIKKGDVVVILPNVKHWHGAVPDSFLSHIAITTNPDKGEVEWLEPVDDEYYFQLKSEQ
- a CDS encoding sugar transferase; this encodes MRSYIKSYHKLSKFFVVVMDLLLIHAGYILAYIIKFNFTFPKRNFMPYYTLIPQITLFALVLLNIYGLYTITMKTISEIAFSMVLALMLLQFLTVVSTFFYRHFAFPRSIFIIAFFIQFLLLLGWRGLVLYVFKRVQGVKHVMVIGEKMKAQEFAQKLQNISKGWIEVKYVVEPNSIDQLIPYIKAVDTIYVYSKMDENLKSEIVRKAIEFKKHIFITPDFRDILVSRARVIQFDDVATLSIEQPELTSEQKLIKRVCDILLASVALVISFPIMILIAIAIKLDSEGPVIYKQKRVTEGEREFYVLKFRTMVKDAEKMTGPVLATENDPRITRVGRFLRATRLDELPQLINILKGEMSFIGPRPERPYFVEQFKKLYPEYSLRHNVKAGLTGLAQVYGKYATSPEDKLRLDLIYIKNYSVFLDIKILLLTLKTIFTKEAAEGVKTQKE
- a CDS encoding DUF2281 domain-containing protein; amino-acid sequence: MRASKNLLLKLIEEIPESQIEEVIDFILFLKHKQDKKLLSDLASGSESSIDFWNNDIDDEVWNNV
- a CDS encoding aldo/keto reductase, which gives rise to MQYRDFGKTGMRTSLLGVGAMRLPIIGEDASQIDEEKAIEMIRFAIEHGVNYVDTAYPYHGGNSEKVVGKALQNGYREKVFLATKSPVWQVEKHEDFERFLDEQLEKLQTDHVDMYLMHALNKERWEKIKALRFFEFFEKAKAQGKIRFAGFSFHDKYPTFKEIVDGYDGWDFCQIQLNYMDVNYQVGVRGLKYPASKGLAVVIMEPLKGGKLAKLPRKVQDILKRSGKNWSAVEWSLRWLGNFPEVSVILSGMSTLEHVKENVEIMKNVTPNNLTEEDLKMIEEARKTLGSFAVINCTECGYCMPCPSAVDIPENFRLYNETVMFGDWKGGRGIYKWLEGQKTAASFCKECGECLSKCPQRLEIPSLLKKVNSELTEVK
- a CDS encoding glycosyltransferase family 4 protein: MKKKIWILNHYAIPPTMGGITRHFDYAKELVKRGYDVSIFASSFDHKQRVELLGKGEKFKIEDYSGVKFVWIKTTPYKKNDFKRVVNIFSFAKNLYFIARKFEKPDTIIASSFHPLTWVVGYRLAKGKKAEFVAEVRDLWPQSGIDLGAFKEGSLIVRLLRRLEKFIYTKAKYVITVLPKADEYIQSLGINKEKIVHIPNGCDNERFDLLKNTMPDEVKKILGEHEGYFKACYLGALGQANAMETIIEAAKYVQDEVGDKIHFLIIGDGPEKEKLQKMVKKFKLSNVFFYDPISKLSVPSLLERVDITLVSMHNLKVYRFGISLNKLFDYLCAAKPIVFAGNVANDIVKDSGAGFSCDAYDSKAFAQKIIKLYEMDEDERKRIGQKGREYVEKYHDIRKLADRLEQIINGDGNR
- the smpB gene encoding SsrA-binding protein SmpB encodes the protein MAEKNKQDDIKVIATNRKAYHDYFIEETIEAGIELKGTEVKSVRLGHVNLKDSFARVENGEVFLYNMHISPYEKGNIFNVDPMRDRKLLLHKSEINRLAGYVQQKGYTLIPLKIYLKRGKIKVELAVAKGKKLFDKREAIAKRDAELEIRKKMKEYLR